The window CTATCAGAAAAAATGATTATAGAAATGATGGAACGTATAGTGCCGAATCAACAATAATAGGGAGTTTTTCGTATGAAGGAACTAAAATGTGAATGTGGTCACGTAAATGCTCATGGTACCATTTTTTGTGAAGCGTGTGGAAAACCGACAGCAAACGAAAAAAGTGAATCCAAGTTATTGGATATGCGCTATGAAGGTAGTGCAAGACGTTCACAAACATACAACAAAACAATAGTAGATAAAATTTGGAATTTCTTTTCTTCGGTTAAAGTTGGAGTGTGGCTAATATTTATTACCGTAGTAGCTTCCGCTTTAGGTACGATTTATCCGCAAGAAATGTACATACCACCAACCGTATCTGCAAGCGAACATTATGCTGCAGAGTATGGCATCCTTGGGCAAATCTATTACGATTTAGGGTTTCATAATCTGTACAGTTCATGGTGGTATATGTTACTTGTTGCCTCGATTGCTGTTTCTCTAATTATAGCAAGCTTAGATAGAGGTGTACCTTTATACAAAGCATTAAAAAATCAACGAGTATCTAGACATGATAACTTCCTAAAACGCCAACGTGTTTTTGGTACAACGAAAGTGGAAAATACAGAAGATGAGATTAGCAAAATTAAAGACGGGTTGAAGTCACGAGGTTATAACATCCGTGAAGAACAAGGAAATATATTAGCCGAAAAAAATCGCTTTTCTAGATGGGGTCCTTATGTGAACCATGCAGGGTTAATTATTTTCTTAATCGGTGCTATGCTTCGATTTTTCCCAGGAATGTTTGTAGATGAAGTATTATGGATTCGTGAAGGAGAAACACAAGTTATTCCAGGAACAAACGGTCAATATTACTTGAAAAATGAAGCTTTCATTTTAGAGATGTATGAAAGAGAAACGAGTGGTGAAGTGTTCGATACGGCATTAGATAGAATTGGCGATGGCATGTTAGCAAGTAACTTCCAGACAAACGCGATTCTGTTTGAAAGAGTAGACGATATTGTACCAGGTGCACCTCCATTGCTTGAAGAGGTAAACGAGTTTAAAATTCGAGTGAACCAACCGCTAAAACATGATTCGTATGCTCTATATCAAGTAGACTTTAAGTTAGATGAATTTCATACAATGTCTTTTAATCTTACAAACAAAGAAACAGGCGATAACTTTGGTACTATTACGATTGACTTAACGAACCCTTCTAACAGTTACGATTTAGAGGATGGGTACCGTGTGGAGATTGCTAGCTATTTCCCTGACTTTTTCTTAGACCAAGGAAAACCTAATACAAGATCGCGTATTCCAAATAACCCAGCATTTGTTTTCCGTATGTTTACACCTGAAACACCTAATGGAGAAGTAAGTTTAGTTGCCATTCAACAAAACATTGAACCCGATGGCGAAAATCAATATGCAATGAGATTTGCAGGCATTGAAACGCGCAATGTTTCTGGTTTAATTGTACGCAAAGACTACACATTAGGAATTATAGGTTTAGGTGGAGCCATCTTTATGATAGGTGTTATTCAAGGGATGTATTGGAATCACCGTCGTGTATGGGTTCAACGCAGAGAGAATGAAGTATGGGTTGCTGCGCACACGAACAAAAACTGGTTTGGTTTAAACGCTGATATTAATAAAGCATTTAAAGACACTTCTGTTTCACTACCTGTCGAGCAGGCGGACGAAGAAGAAGATGAAAAGATACAAGAAGACAATAAGGCTTAGGAGGTAAAAGAATGGCCCAGTTAAGTGCTAACTTGCTGTACACTGCGTTTTTTATG is drawn from Bacillus alkalisoli and contains these coding sequences:
- the resB gene encoding cytochrome c biogenesis protein ResB, with protein sequence MKELKCECGHVNAHGTIFCEACGKPTANEKSESKLLDMRYEGSARRSQTYNKTIVDKIWNFFSSVKVGVWLIFITVVASALGTIYPQEMYIPPTVSASEHYAAEYGILGQIYYDLGFHNLYSSWWYMLLVASIAVSLIIASLDRGVPLYKALKNQRVSRHDNFLKRQRVFGTTKVENTEDEISKIKDGLKSRGYNIREEQGNILAEKNRFSRWGPYVNHAGLIIFLIGAMLRFFPGMFVDEVLWIREGETQVIPGTNGQYYLKNEAFILEMYERETSGEVFDTALDRIGDGMLASNFQTNAILFERVDDIVPGAPPLLEEVNEFKIRVNQPLKHDSYALYQVDFKLDEFHTMSFNLTNKETGDNFGTITIDLTNPSNSYDLEDGYRVEIASYFPDFFLDQGKPNTRSRIPNNPAFVFRMFTPETPNGEVSLVAIQQNIEPDGENQYAMRFAGIETRNVSGLIVRKDYTLGIIGLGGAIFMIGVIQGMYWNHRRVWVQRRENEVWVAAHTNKNWFGLNADINKAFKDTSVSLPVEQADEEEDEKIQEDNKA